The nucleotide window agtccacctgtagtaaattcaattgattggacatgatttggaaaggcacacatctatatacggtcccacagttgacagtgcatgtcaaagcaaaaccaagccatgaggtcgaaggaattgtctgtagagctccgagacaggattgtgtcgaggcacagatctggggagggtaccgaaaaatgtctgcaacattgaaggtcctcaagaacacagtggcctccatcattgttaaatggaataagtttagaaccaccaagacagGTTTTAGAGCTGGAcgcacggccaaactgagcaatcggggaagaagggccttggtcagggaggtgaccaagaactcaatggtcactctgacagagttcctctgtggaaatgggataacctttcagaaggacaaccatctctgcagcactctacctaTCAACCctctatggtagagtggccagatgcaagccactcctaagtaaaaggcacatgacatgctgtggggatctttttcaatggcagggactgggagactagtcaggatcgagggaaagatgaacggtgcaaagtaccgagagattcttgatgaaaatctgcaccagagcactcaggacctcagactggggcgaaggttcaccttccaacaggacaacaacccttagcacacaaccaagacaacgcaggagtggcttcggaacaagtctctgaatgttcttgagtgacccagccagagccagagcctgagcttgaacctgatcaaacatctctggagatacctgaaaatagctgtgcaatgatgctccccatccaaccggacagagcttaagatgatctgcagagaagaatgggagaaactccccaaatacaggtgtgcaaagcttgttgcgtcatacccaagaagacccgaggctgtaatctctgccaaaggtgcttcaacaaagtactgagttaaaGGTCTGAAatactggggcggcagcgtagcctagtggttagagcgttggactagtaaccggaaggttgcgagttcaaaccccgaaGTCCCcctgtacaaatctgtcgttctgcccctgaacaggcagttaacccactgttcccaggccgtcattgaaaataagaatatgttcttaactgacttgcctggttaaataaaggtaaaataaaataaaaatacttatgtaaatgtaatatttcagttttatatttttataaattTGATTAATTTtagttttatatttttttttataaattttagattaaggctgtaacgtaacaatgtgggaaAAAGATCTAGCTGTCTGGAGACCCCTGGCCTAGGCCATGTCATATTATGGAtgtctagcttccctgaacaacTCATGCAGATCTGTTACACAATCATATGAAGAGTGAATcatgtatttgttttctttcaattTCAAGCACTTGATCATGCGTCCTAGAGTGCTAAATGGTTTGCACACTTGGGACTAAATatctatttgaacccaggtctggtgtttaATGATTCGTTTTTAATACAATCTTGCCTCGCTGTCGCTCTCCTCCCAGACATTGATCAGATGATCACCATCAGCGGCATGGTGATCAGGACCTCCCAGCTGATCCCAGAGATGCAGGAGGCCTTCTTCCAGTGCCAGGTGTGTGCCTTCTCTACCCGTGTGGAGGTGGACCGTGGCCGCATCGCAGAACCTGCAGTGTGCCGCAACTGCAACACCACCCACAGCCTGGCCCTCATCCATAACCGCTCTGCCTTCTCCGACAAACAGATGGTGAGCtatggggagaggaagaaggcactagtAGTTGTTTTTTATAATACATGCACAATACATGAACTACCCCACCATCTGCAACTAGAGCCGTTCCGTATAGACCTGGTCGATCCAGGGGCCGTGCTGTGTGTGTAGGATACTGTGAGTGTGAGCAAGTGACACATGGGAGAGACTACAACCAACCAAGCCGACTCGTGCTACAGTAGACTAATATCTGCCCATAGCCAGGTTATTTATCATCCAGTATGATTACGTAGTAcctgtcttgactgcatcaaaccAGGAGAAACTAGTTAAGCTAGCTAGGCCAATCAAGGCATGCGTTCTCGTCCTACACAATAACAAACCACCCCATTCAAAATATTAAGTAGCAGCCTGTCTCTTAGCCCGTAATTCCTTTTCACTTTGAATTCTGTCATTTTAATTCCATCTTCCATTTATTAGATATCTCATAACTTTTTCCACACACCGAGGTAaaatgtacccccacacattgactcagtaccagcaccccctgtatatagccttgttatttcatttttttacttTCATTTTAATAAATATTTTCTTGACTATTTCTTgaacggcattgttggttaagggcttgtaagtaagcatttcacagtaaggtctacacctgttgtatttgacaCGTGACATGATTTGTAGCATATTGCCGCTTTGACTTATGATTGTCCaacaacaaggtacacacaccACTATTATGAAAAGAGCAGCAGCATAAATGTatacaatttctctctctctcctgcagctaAGTTAAAGTTACACATACCCGTGACAATCCGATCCAACTCAGACCGTTGACAATATTTAGAATTCTGGATCCGGACTCGCTCGGATCTCAGGTATTCAGGTGGATCCTTGAAAACCTCCCTCTACCAAGGAGAGGGGATGACTTTATACTGTACGACAGTCTGCTTACTTTCAATGGAATATATACTTTGCTGCTGAACAGAACTGATGAGATAATGGTTGTTACCCATTAGAGCTCATCTTCTTGGGTTTGTTCACAAGTACAATACTAGTGTATTCCCAGCCACAACTAAAGCAGAGCGCCTTTATTTCGCACTGATTCATTTTCTCCTCTTTTTCAGATCAAAGTTCAGGAGTCTCCTGATGACATGCCTGCTGGGCAGACCCCTCACACCACCATAGTGTACGCTCACAACGACCTGGTCGACAAAGTACAGCCAGGAGACCGCATCAACATCACTGGTGAGCTGTTTGACCCCAAAAAGAAATAGCTGTGAACCGATGGCTGTATAGCTTTGCTGTTGTTGATATGGTCACACAGGCTAAGAGTTTTAACTTTCCATGTGATCTGACCAAGAAAGACTGCTCTAGTTAAAGGGGCAATCCGCAGTTGCTACACCAATTTTTCTGATTGTAAATTAATATATATACTTATTGATTTTTGAGGAATATAACTTAagtgcctcatgagcttagttgaACTGCCAGAAACCaaaataagcttgttttacttcaATCTTTGTATACACTGTAAAACCTCAAAATATGCTTAAAGCTATCATTTTGATATGTTGGATGGTTACATTTCTCTaagcccatccctcagctttataaaaagtatttaaaatgttttttttttttaaagaggcgGTGTGCCTACTTTATTGattcaactgcagattgcccctttaaagccTAACCATGGGCCTAGTTTTCCTGGTCCAGTCACGTGTCAGGTAAAGCTATTGGCCCTAGTCATGCATACTGCTGCTGTGACTTACTGCAGTTTGGTCCTATAGACCCATTTTCTGTCCTTGTCATGAAAAGTTGTGCTCGCAGTTCATCAGAAACCTCTTTGTTTACCCAGCAGTGGATATGATCACATGCAACATAAAATGCCGCTTGTGCAAGTTAAACAAACACGTAATCAAATGGGTATCATCTACAATATTGCAGATGTCATCAGAGGATTGATTACCTAGCAAGCCAGGGAGGCAGGGTAATATATCCCAAATAGAGCTTGATAAAACCAGAAGAATAATATACTTGTTCAACATGGCTATAGCCATCAGCCTTGTGTGTTTATTTTTATGGTGATCACTCACTCAGTTTGTCAAGATTTATGAGACTCCCAACAGTGTTAGCTATCCTTCTGCAGAGCTTTTTGATGTCAGGATGCAAGTACATCACTAACGTGACGTTGGATCGTAAACAAAAAATGACTATCGTCATTACTAAACTCATCTCCACAACAGGGATCTACAGAGCGGTTCCTATGCGGGAAAACCCTCGCCAGAGCACCGTGAAGTCAGTGTACAAGACCCACATCGACGTCATCCACTTCCGTAAGACGGACGAGAAGCGCCTTCACGGGCTGGATGAGGATTCAGACCAGAAGCTTTTCACTGAGGAGCGCGTCCAGACACTGAAGGAGCTGGCCGCCAAACCAGACGTGTACGAGCGTCTTTCCTCCGCCCTGGCCCCCAGCATCTACGAACAAGAGGATATCAAGAAGGTCAGTGGGGATGGTTAGCAACTATCAGTCAAGGATGAGTTTCCCAGAAGCAACATTGCAGCTCTAAGatcatattttctacattgcttgctgtggTTATAAGATGTTTGTGCGACAATGCTTTTGGGAAACTCGTCACAGGACAACTGTCTCATCGATCCCTTCAGATGACCATAGGAGTGTGGCGTCCTCTGCTGCCAGGGATGTGTAACTGCAGTCTTTCATATTAGTGGATTTTGCTTTCATGCAACATCTATGAACAGTACTATAAAGTTTGTCATTCTTTTCCCAGGGCATTTTACTGCAGCAATTGTTTGATTTTTGCCTGCGTTCAGATTTTAATTAAAGTCATGACCAGGACAAACTTTCTCTTCCACAGGGTATTCTTCTCCAGCTGTTCGGGGGCACCCGTAAAGACTTCAGCCAGACAGGCCGCGGTAACTTCCGTGCCGAGGTAAACATCCTGCTCTGTGGAGACCCCGGTACCTCCAAGTCCCAGCTGCTGCAGTATGTGTTCAACCTGGTGCCCCGCGGTCAGTACACGTCTGGGAAGGGCTCCAGTGCTGTGGGCCTCACAGCCTACGTGATGAAGGACCCAGAGACCAAGCAGCTTGTACTGCAGACCGGAGCCCTGGTGCTCAGTGATAACGGGATATGCTGTATTGATGAGTTTGACAAGATGAGCGACAGCACACGCTCTGTGCTGCATGAGGTCATGGAGCAGCAGACTCTCTCCATTGCCAAGGTGGGTTTAGAGAAGGACAAAACAAGTTGAGACTGAAGTTTCAGCGCAATGCTCAGGACTAGTCCTAATGACCAGTGCACTTCTGAGAAACGTATAGGCCTCTGTTAAATTTGTGTTTTGAATGTGGTGCTGCTAACAGAATGATTAAATAGTTTTACTACTGTAGAAGCATTCTGATTTGTTTCTGTTTTGATAGATTGTTAGTAACTGTGAACGACAGGGTAGTTTCTCACTAAGCTCTTCTCTTTGTGCAGGCTGGAATTATTTGCCAGCTCAATGCTCGCACCTCTGTCCTGGCAGCAGCCAATCCCGTGGAGTCTCAGTGGAACCCCAAGAAGACAACCATCGAGAACATCCAGCTCCCTCACACACTGCTGTCAAGGTAAATAATACCTGATAGCCTAACAaccctgaacactgttgatataTGGTGCTGATTGTTAATAATATCCTATTTGGGTCGCTTCACTGGCGGCCACTGAACCCCAAACAACTGAGCCTTGTTGGCATAGATAAATGTTGCACTCACAACATGCATATCATTTACATTTtaataatttagcagatgctcttatccacagcgacttacaggagcaattagggttaagtgctttgctcaggGGCCCAACAACATACTTTTCACTTAGTCTGCTCAGGCATTCAAACtggcgacctttcggttactggctcaacatTCTTATGAACTGTTGTAAATAAGGTTGTATGTTAGCTATTAAATATcattcatatgtatatacacacaaacaaatcaaaatgccATTTTCTTCCCTAcagatttgatctgatcttcctgATGCTGGATCCTCAAGACGAGGCGTACGACCGTCGCCTGGCTCACCACCTGGTGGCGCTCTACTACCAGAGTGAGGAGCAGATCGAGGAAGAGTTCCTGGACATGGCAGTGCTGAAGGACTACATTGCATACGCTCGCACTTACATCAACCCCAGACTTAACGAAGAAGCCAGCCAGGCACTCATTGAAGTAGGATATTTAAATAAAATGCTCCAAATGAGTGGTTGTGATGTAGATGTAACTTCAGGGCCTGACATTAGCACCATGCCACCAGATAAATATGGGTAAAAAAAAGTATTCAGTGACTGGCTAGTAAACAAATGTCATCCATCCACTGGCTGCTGGATGAAAATATTTCATTTTGGCCCAGAGTTGTGTGGAAGTGCTGGTTCCAGGTTTATGCCAGACAAAGACCTTCTGG belongs to Oncorhynchus gorbuscha isolate QuinsamMale2020 ecotype Even-year linkage group LG22, OgorEven_v1.0, whole genome shotgun sequence and includes:
- the LOC124009115 gene encoding DNA replication licensing factor mcm4 isoform X2; its protein translation is MSSPTSTPVGSKRSRDDIPVTPSSDGLASPPSQRRRGQDSSNGDLPAMPTSPATDIASPAVHDTSLFSSPRRSVLPSEVDMSSPLMYGTPSSRVEGTPHSGVRGTPVRQRPDLGSARKAPQVDLHTELPSAVASEQAAGQKLVIWGTDVNVGTCKEKFQRFLQRFIDPTSNEDENAGLDLNEPLYMQKLEEISVIGEPVLNVNCSHVQSFDADLYRQLISYPQEVIPTFDMAVNELFFERFPDSILEHQIQVRPYNALKTRNMRSLNPEDIDQMITISGMVIRTSQLIPEMQEAFFQCQVCAFSTRVEVDRGRIAEPAVCRNCNTTHSLALIHNRSAFSDKQMIKVQESPDDMPAGQTPHTTIVYAHNDLVDKVQPGDRINITGIYRAVPMRENPRQSTVKSVYKTHIDVIHFRKTDEKRLHGLDEDSDQKLFTEERVQTLKELAAKPDVYERLSSALAPSIYEQEDIKKGILLQLFGGTRKDFSQTGRGNFRAEVNILLCGDPGTSKSQLLQYVFNLVPRGQYTSGKGSSAVGLTAYVMKDPETKQLVLQTGALVLSDNGICCIDEFDKMSDSTRSVLHEVMEQQTLSIAKAGIICQLNARTSVLAAANPVESQWNPKKTTIENIQLPHTLLSRFDLIFLMLDPQDEAYDRRLAHHLVALYYQSEEQIEEEFLDMAVLKDYIAYARTYINPRLNEEASQALIEAYVDMRKIGSGRGMVSAYPRQLESLIRLAEAHAKVRFSDKVETVDVEEAKRLHREALKQSATDPRTGFVDISILTTGMSATARKRKEEVAQALKKMIQSKGKTPAMKYQQLFDDLRGQSEAAITKDMFEEALRALADEDYLTVTGKTVRLL